A DNA window from Brassica napus cultivar Da-Ae chromosome C1, Da-Ae, whole genome shotgun sequence contains the following coding sequences:
- the LOC106366821 gene encoding glutathione S-transferase T3-like, with product MVFGTQATEGCNFEESSPAQPKERRSWSPTEDVVLISSWLNTSKDPVVGNEQRSVAFWKRIATYFNASPKLVGCEKRESSQCKQRWHKINDMVSKFCGAFEAATRERRSGQNENDVLKLAHEIFFANHKKKFTLEHAWKELRSDQKWSELSTAKTDGCSKKRKVGDASQSESSQAIETDDGRTSRPPGVKASKAIGKKAVVDGKDVAKYQTMWTIRKQDLEIKERMSKMKLLEKLYEKQEPLLKFEEALKLKLITELMSN from the exons ATGG TATTCGGGACACAAGCTACTGAAGGATGCAACTTCGAAGAGAGCAGTCCTGCACAGCCTAAAGAAAGAAGGAGTTGGAGTCCAACAGAGGACGTCGTGCTCATCAGCTCGTGGCTGAACACGAGTAAGGATCCTGTTGTTGGGAATGAGCAGAGGTCAGTTGCATTCTGGAAAAGAATTGCAACTTACTTCAACGCCAGTCCTAAGCTTGTTGGATGTGAAAAGAGAGAGTCGTCTCAGTGCAAGCAAAGATGGCACAAGATCAATGACATGGTGAGCAAGTTTTGTGGAGCGTTTGAGGCTGCTACCAGGGAGAGGAGAAGTGggcaaaatgagaatgatgttcTCAAACTTGCCCACGAAATCTTCTTTGCCAACCACAAAAAGAAGTTCACCTTAGAGCATGCATGGAAGGAATTGCGCTCAGACCAGAAGTGGTCTGAGCTATCTACTGCCAAAACTGATGGATGTTCGAAGAAGAGGAAGGTTGGCGACGCTTCACAGTCAGAGAGCTCTCAAGCAATTGAAACCGATGATGGAAGAACCAGCCGTCCCCCTGGCGTTAAGGCATCAAAAGCCATTGGGAAGAAGGCAGTGGTTGATGGCAAGGACGTTGCTAAGTATCAGACGATGTGGACGATCAGGAAGCAAGATTTGGAGATAAAGGAAAGGATGTCCAAGATGAAGCTACTGGAGAAACTATATGAAAAACAAGAACCGCTACTAAAGTTTGAGGAAGCGCTGAAGCTGAAACTCATAACTGAGTTGATGTCTAATTAG
- the LOC106347187 gene encoding glutamate dehydrogenase B-like, which yields MNWKMAVADIPYGGTSEHGVVYATEAEYGKSIRELTFVVQGFGNVGTWAAKLIHEEGGKVVSLLPHLKKCRKHKDLYLLMVKSPSGILSSREQILRMVAKCLEI from the exons ATGAATTGGAAGATGGCTGTAGCTGACATTCCATACGGCGGAACATCCGAACATGGTGTCGTCTATGCCACTGAAGCTGAATACGGCAAATCGATTAGGGAGTTGACATTTGTAGTTCAA GGTTTTGGGAATGTTGGAACATGGGCAGCCAAATTGATACACGAGGAAGGTGGAAAAGTGGTGTCACTTCTACCTCACTTAAAGAAG TGCAGGAAGCATAAAGATCTTTACCTGCTGATGGTCAAGTCTCCTAGTGGAATTTTAAGCTCACGTGAACAAATACTTAGAATGGTTGCGAAGTGCTTAGAGATATAG
- the LOC106347178 gene encoding F-box protein At1g11270-like, producing MKKRKQSLAENLDTSLWKLLPHDVVEVILECVPVKPLLRFRCVSKKWKLTIDSPGFKERQLMRRRQLRGPDVLIMSLSYDRPVRREGRGRKVVLSAASASRRRLGWNVSYTCGMFCAGSCDGLVCVYCLYVDSIVGNPATGWHRSFPLSNYQGLLIQRFKREGSDFPWPSLGFGRDKLSGTFKPVWLYNSSGFVLGGADKAVVTYCEVFDFSTNAWRYVVPASPYPINAYHKPVHLDGSLYWLTESEPPLLLSFDLHTETFQVICKAPFADPRHITMCVLHNRLCLSEQKHLTQVIWSFDSSDKTWNTLCSFDLNPTGDFAAPLLPIAILDKGQLLLQGRASMDPLVIHDLHYRSYDLLCTPKSPSGSVYYFESLFSA from the exons atgaagaagaggaagcaatCATTGGCCGAg AACCTAGACACAAGCTTGTGGAAATTGCTACCCCACGATGTGGTAGAGGTGATCCTGGAGTGTGTGCCGGTGAAGCCTCTGTTGAGATTCAGATGTGTATCGAAGAAGTGGAAACTGACAATCGATTCCCCAGGTTTCAAGGAACGACAATTGATGCGTCGCAGGCAATTACGTGGTCCCGATGTCCTCATCATGAGTCTCTCCTATGATCGACCTGTGCGACGCGAAGGTCGTGGTCGAAAAGTTGTGTTGAGTGCAGCATCAGCATCAAGAAGAAGACTAGGTTGGAACGTGAGTTACACGTGCGGCATGTTCTGCGCTGGTAGTTGTGACGGTCTAGTATGCGTCTACTGTCTCTACGTAGACAGTATCGTGGGCAATCCCGCCACTGGATGGCATAGGAGTTTTCCTCTTTCCAACTATCAAGGCCTCCTCATTCAGAGGTTCAAGAGAGAGGGTTCTGACTTCCCATGGCCTAGCCTTGGATTCGGTAGAGATAAGTTAAGTGGCACTTTCAAGCCTGTTTGGTTGTATAATTCATCCGGGTTTGTACTAGGAGGAGCAGACAAGGCTGTTGTTACCTATTGTGAAGTTTTCGATTTTAGCACCAACGCTTGGAGGTACGTTGTCCCTGCTTCTCCTTATCCCATCAATGCTTACCATAAACCCGTCCATTTAGATGGCTCCCTTTATTGGTTAACCGAGTCTGAACCACCCTTGCTACTATCTTTTGATCTTCACACCGAGACTTTCCAAGTCATCTGTAAAGCCCCTTTTGCCGACCCTCGCCACATCACCATGTGCGTCCTCCATAACCGCTTGTGCTTGTCTGAGCAAAAACACCTCACCCAAGTAATATGGTCGTTCGATTCTTCCGACAAGACATGGAACACACTGTGTTCCTTTGATCTCAACCCAACTGGCGACTTCGCCGCCCCCCTGTTACCAATTGCAATTCTGGACAAGGGTCAGTTATTGCTTCAAGGTCGTGCTTCCATGGACCCACTGGTCATACATGATCTCCATTACAGATCTTATGATTTACTCTGCACACCTAAATCACCCTCTGGttctgtttattatttcgaGAGTTTATTCTCTGCTTAA
- the LOC106366840 gene encoding beta-1,2-xylosyltransferase XYXT1-like produces MTEKDLLYDTILARSFSKNEQKRLGYGAFIASLLFVFTLCTVFKPYLSPLPIVELQIPMNAGLRMLRITETQKQQASGSSDNATSGDSENLVLPNDQINITSNATTPQSITSSKDHELSVGNDTSLPKNMFNSTTNSTIAEEHVTTEGNKLEKTMKPICKKLARTEICEINGEVRVHGKSATIQAAITFAFSGNSTWHIKPYARKGDVAAMERVREWTVKLEQNAENANISRCVRNHSVPAILFSLGGYSMNNFHDFTDIVIPLYTTARRFNGEVQFLVTNKNQPWINKFKGILKYLSNYELIYIDEEDETHCFSSVTVGLTRHREYYKELTIDPSDSEYSMSDFRKFLRDSYSLRNAAVRPLTTRRNQRRRPRMLILARGRSRAFTNAGAIARAAKQIGFKVVVAEANADVAGFAQTVNSCDVMLGVHGAGLTNMVFLPENAVVVQILPIGGFEWLAKTDFEEPSKGMNLRYLEYKIAAEESTLLRRYGRDHEIVRDPSVVGKRGWEMFQSVYLVQQNVSVDINRFRPVLVKAFELVQMQSV; encoded by the exons ATGACAGAGAAGGATCTTCTTTACGATACAATACTTGCTCGTAGCTTTAGCAAAAACGAGCAGAAGAGACTTGGCTATGGAGCTTTCATTGCCTCTCTTCTCTTCGTCTTCACTCTTTGCACCGTCTTTAAACCTTATCTCAGCCCTTTACCAATCG tGGAGTTGCAGATACCAATGAACGCTGGTCTTCGGATGCTGAGAATAACAGAAACGCAGAAACAACAAGCGTCAGGGAGCAGCGACAATGCAACATCTGGAGATTCTGAGAATCTGGTTCTCCCTAATGATCAAATCAACATTACATCAAATGCAACCACTCCTCAGAGCATAACTAGTTCTAAAGATCATGAGCTTAGTGTCGGCAATGACACAAGCTTGCCCAAAAATATGTTTAACTCTACTACTAACTCTACAATAGCCGAAGAACACGTTACTACAG AAGGAAATAAATTGGAGAAAACAATGAAACCTATTTGTAAGAAGCTAGCAAGAACAGAGATATGCGAAATAAACGGCGAGGTAAGAGTCCACGGTAAATCCGCGACGATTCAAGCAGCGATCACGTTTGCGTTTTCAGGGAATTCCACGTGGCATATTAAACCTTACGCGAGAAAAGGTGACGTGGCGGCTATGGAACGCGTGAGAGAATGGACGGTGAAACTGGAACAAAACGCTGAGAACGCTAATATATCGCGTTGCGTTAGGAATCACAGCGTTCCGGCGATACTTTTCTCTCTCGGAGGCTACTCGATGAACAACTTCCACGATTTCACCGACATCGTGATTCCTCTGTACACGACGGCGCGTAGATTCAACGGTGAAGTTCAGTTCCTCGTGACGAACAAGAATCAACCGTGGATCAACAAAttcaaagggatactgaagtATCTCTCGAACTACGAGCTCATTTACatcgacgaagaagatgaaacacactGTTTCAGCAGCGTCACCGTCGGTCTCACTCGCCACCGTGAGTATTACAAAGAGCTAACGATCGATCCTTCGGATTCCGAGTATTCGATGTCCGATTTCAGAAAATTCCTTAGAGACTCGTACTCGTTGCGCAACGCCGCCGTGAGGCCCTTGACTACGAGGAGGAATCAGCGGCGGAGGCCGCGGATGCTGATTTTGGCGAGGGGAAGATCGCGAGCGTTCACGAACGCCGGCGCGATCGCCAGAGCGGCGAAGCAAATCGGATTCAAAGTCGTGGTGGCGGAAGCGAACGCAGACGTCGCGGGTTTCGCGCAAACCGTTAATTCTTGCGACGTCATGCTCGGCGTTCACGGCGCGGGGCTAACGAACATGGTGTTCTTGCCGGAGAACGCCGTCGTGGTTCAGATTCTTCCGATCGGGGGATTCGAGTGGCTCGCAAAGACGGATTTTGAGGAACCTTCGAAGGGGATGAATCTGAGGTATTTGGAGTACAAGATCGCGGCGGAGGAGAGCACGCTTTTGCGGCGGTACGGACGCGATCACGAGATCGTGAGAGATCCATCGGTGGTTGGGAAACGCGGGTGGGAAATGTTCCAGTCGGTTTATTTGGTACAGCAGAACGTGAGTGTAGATATTAACCGGTTCAGACCGGTTCTTGTCAAGGCTTTTGAGCTAGTGCAGATGCAGTCCGTgtaa
- the LOC106347198 gene encoding pre-mRNA-splicing factor SPF27 homolog — MATNNGDVLMLEAAPEASKPWASAANAEVIDALPYIDDDYGNPLIKAEVDRLVEEEMRRSSRKPADFLKELPPLPKFDFENCPVLAKEYERVRAGKPPVRIDFESRYKLELPPASKKNDDAAWKQYLQKNQRSLQQKMIELENLEMMSKQGPELWRQNNHRLEVFLTRMQKLAQEQNEEIEKVNRERKYHQQTTAYELNALSQEWRQLCLKNMEIQSACVVLETKIDAFKKEAAERGWNLEEKLESAKPLQPQ; from the exons ATGGCGACGAACAATGGAGACGTCTTGATGCTAGAGGCGGCGCCGGAAGCTTCAAAGCCGTGGGCGAGCGCGGCGAACGCAGAAGTAATCGACGCGCTTCCTTATATCGACGACGACTATGGCAATCCACTGATTAAGGCGGAGGTCGATCGCCTTGTTGAGGAAGAGATGCGTCGGAGCTCAAGGAAGCCTGCTGACTTTCTCAAGGAGTTGCCTCCTCTTCCCAAGTTCGATTTcgag AACTGCCCAGTCCTCGCCAAAGAGTATGAGCGTGTTCGAGCTGGGAAGCCTCCAGTGCGGATCGATTTTGAGTCCCGGTACAAGCTTGAATTGCCTCCTGCTAGTAAGAAAAATGACGATGCTGCCTGGAAGCAGTATCTTCAGAAGAATCAACGGTCATTGCAACAGAAGATGATCGA GCTTGAGAATTTGGAAATGATGTCAAAACAAGGCCCTGAGCTTTGGAGACAGAACAACCATCGGCTTGAAGTATTCTTGACCAG AATGCAAAAACTAGCTCAGGAGCAGAACGAAGAAATTGAAAAAGTAAATCGTGAAAGGAAGTATCATCAG CAAACCACTGCGTACGAGCTCAATGCTCTATCTCAAGAATGGAGGCAGCTCTGTCTGAAGAATATGGAGATTCAATCTGCTTGTGTCGTGCTAGAGACAAAAATCGATGCGTTCAAAAAGGAAGCTGCTGAAAG AGGATGGAACTTAGAAGAGAAACTAGAGAGTGCCAAGCCGCTTCAACCGCAGTGA
- the LOC106347206 gene encoding peroxisome biogenesis protein 3-1 isoform X1 — MDLFRDFWRKHRRKILVTTTCLGSGLLIYKLYNAHTRNLADLERELANERHNDELIKAQMKAHFETIQMIADTTTLPHALHHLSSRIVEEINVSRVMEKLSRGKGTLVPSEKLHLWSELKILSFTRMVVTLWSVTMLSLYIRVQVNILGRHLYIDTARGLASSHLLEELDLIDREDEQKFLTSADYLATNSMPSLISHVKSAVKEVLKGKQLKDVLTTRTLEETVIRILGLFMSTGSPHHWIDYLMMPQDTTTDVSSSDATVTKFHLLVTETREVLTSNEFTDVVEIALKSCTVALVEEMETQPGLATGIQLAKLLPQIEKTVPEISAVPDKNRFLQLIRDLPQVHLFFTLLYSKPL; from the exons ATGGATTTATTCAG GGATTTCTGGAGGAAACATAGAAGGAAGATATTGGTGACGACGACTTGTTTGGGAAGTGGGCTATTGATTTACAAGCTATACAATGCTCATACTCGTAACCTCGCCGACTTGGAACGTGAGCTTGCCAACGAGCGTCACAATGATGAGCTCATCAAAGCCCA AATGAAGGCTCATTTCGAGACCATTCAGATgattgctgacaccactacATTGCCCCACGCACTGCATCACTTGAGCAGCCGCATTGTTGAGGAGATCAATGTCTCTAGAGTGATGGAGAAGCTAAGCAGAGGGAAAGGAACCTTGGTTCCTTCTGAGAAGCTTCATCTTTGGAGTGAGCTCAAAATTTTGA GTTTCACGAGGATGGTTGTGACTCTCTGGTCAGTCACTATGCTTAGTTTGTACATTAGGGTTCAAGTCAACATTTTGGGCAGACACTTATATATCGACACTGCTAGAGGTCTTGCCAGCTCCCATTTACTT GAAGAGTTAGATCTCATAGACAGAGAGGACGAACAAAAGTTTTTGACAAGTGCTGATTATCTTGCAACCAATAGCATGCCCAGTTTGATTTCCCATGTGAAGAGTGCAGTGAAAGAAGTGCTTAAAGG AAAACAGTTAAAGGATGTGTTAACCACAAGAACTCTTGAAGAAACTGTGATCCGGATTCTTGGTCTGTTTATGAGCACTGGAAGTCCACATCACTGGATTGATTATTTAATGATGCCCCAAGACACCACCACTGATGTTTCCTCTTCAGATGCGACTGTCACCAAGTTTCATCTACTCGTTACCGAGACACGGGAAGTACTCACAAG CAATGAGTTTACAGATGTAGTAGAGATCGCACTCAAGTCTTGTACCGTAGCGTTAGTAGAGGAGATGGAAACACAGCCCGGTTTGGCCACAGGGATACAATTGGCGAAGCTCTTACCACAGATTGAGAAGACTGTGCCGGAGATTTCAGCTGTACCGGACAAGAACCGGTTCTTGCAACTCATCCGAGATTTGCCTCAAGTTCATCTCTTTTTTACACTTCTATACTCAAAGCCTCTATAA
- the LOC106347206 gene encoding peroxisome biogenesis protein 3-1 isoform X2, which produces MDLFRDFWRKHRRKILVTTTCLGSGLLIYKLYNAHTRNLADLERELANERHNDELIKAQMKAHFETIQMIADTTTLPHALHHLSSRIVEEINVSRVMEKLSRGKGTLVPSEKLHLWSFTRMVVTLWSVTMLSLYIRVQVNILGRHLYIDTARGLASSHLLEELDLIDREDEQKFLTSADYLATNSMPSLISHVKSAVKEVLKGKQLKDVLTTRTLEETVIRILGLFMSTGSPHHWIDYLMMPQDTTTDVSSSDATVTKFHLLVTETREVLTSNEFTDVVEIALKSCTVALVEEMETQPGLATGIQLAKLLPQIEKTVPEISAVPDKNRFLQLIRDLPQVHLFFTLLYSKPL; this is translated from the exons ATGGATTTATTCAG GGATTTCTGGAGGAAACATAGAAGGAAGATATTGGTGACGACGACTTGTTTGGGAAGTGGGCTATTGATTTACAAGCTATACAATGCTCATACTCGTAACCTCGCCGACTTGGAACGTGAGCTTGCCAACGAGCGTCACAATGATGAGCTCATCAAAGCCCA AATGAAGGCTCATTTCGAGACCATTCAGATgattgctgacaccactacATTGCCCCACGCACTGCATCACTTGAGCAGCCGCATTGTTGAGGAGATCAATGTCTCTAGAGTGATGGAGAAGCTAAGCAGAGGGAAAGGAACCTTGGTTCCTTCTGAGAAGCTTCATCTTTGGA GTTTCACGAGGATGGTTGTGACTCTCTGGTCAGTCACTATGCTTAGTTTGTACATTAGGGTTCAAGTCAACATTTTGGGCAGACACTTATATATCGACACTGCTAGAGGTCTTGCCAGCTCCCATTTACTT GAAGAGTTAGATCTCATAGACAGAGAGGACGAACAAAAGTTTTTGACAAGTGCTGATTATCTTGCAACCAATAGCATGCCCAGTTTGATTTCCCATGTGAAGAGTGCAGTGAAAGAAGTGCTTAAAGG AAAACAGTTAAAGGATGTGTTAACCACAAGAACTCTTGAAGAAACTGTGATCCGGATTCTTGGTCTGTTTATGAGCACTGGAAGTCCACATCACTGGATTGATTATTTAATGATGCCCCAAGACACCACCACTGATGTTTCCTCTTCAGATGCGACTGTCACCAAGTTTCATCTACTCGTTACCGAGACACGGGAAGTACTCACAAG CAATGAGTTTACAGATGTAGTAGAGATCGCACTCAAGTCTTGTACCGTAGCGTTAGTAGAGGAGATGGAAACACAGCCCGGTTTGGCCACAGGGATACAATTGGCGAAGCTCTTACCACAGATTGAGAAGACTGTGCCGGAGATTTCAGCTGTACCGGACAAGAACCGGTTCTTGCAACTCATCCGAGATTTGCCTCAAGTTCATCTCTTTTTTACACTTCTATACTCAAAGCCTCTATAA